Proteins encoded in a region of the Archangium lipolyticum genome:
- a CDS encoding DUF2752 domain-containing protein, whose protein sequence is MKVTLPKPNRTFGLADVLGLVGLVGLLVARYIPIAKLIPFWGCALRETTGWPCFGCGLTRVADRVAHLNFAGAWDANPLGTVAAFFFAFMVVVTVLHLVFAMPIPKVQLSPREWHWVRIAAALLFLTNYAWVVVKTKFPYLLA, encoded by the coding sequence GTGAAGGTCACCCTCCCCAAGCCCAATCGCACCTTCGGTCTCGCCGACGTGCTCGGCCTCGTGGGCCTCGTCGGGCTGCTCGTCGCCCGCTACATCCCCATCGCGAAGCTCATCCCCTTCTGGGGCTGTGCCCTGCGGGAAACGACCGGCTGGCCCTGTTTCGGCTGCGGACTGACGCGCGTGGCGGATCGGGTGGCCCACCTCAACTTCGCCGGGGCCTGGGACGCCAACCCGCTCGGTACGGTGGCCGCCTTCTTCTTCGCCTTCATGGTGGTGGTGACGGTGCTGCACCTCGTCTTCGCCATGCCCATCCCCAAGGTGCAGCTCTCCCCCAGGGAGTGGCACTGGGTCCGCATCGCCGCCGCCCTCCTCTTCCTCACCAACTACGCGTGGGTGGTGGTGAAGACGAAGTTCCCCTACCTGCTCGCCTAG
- the plsY gene encoding glycerol-3-phosphate 1-O-acyltransferase PlsY: protein MHAAAFLLLGYLAGSVPFGVLLTRWFRGVDVRQSGSGNIGATNVTRVAGKKLGAVVLLLDALKGVLAVALALWLLPGQPRVHAAVGLAAFLGHVYPVWLKLNGGKGVATALGVLAVLVPLAAIAGALVYAGLVAAWRVSSVGSLAGGVTAVAVASLTARAPEYAWLSALLFALILWTHRSNILRLLRHTERRF, encoded by the coding sequence GTGCACGCAGCCGCCTTCCTCCTGCTCGGCTACCTGGCGGGCTCCGTGCCCTTCGGCGTGCTGCTCACCCGCTGGTTCCGTGGCGTCGACGTCCGCCAGAGCGGCAGCGGCAACATCGGCGCCACCAACGTCACCCGCGTGGCCGGCAAGAAGCTGGGCGCCGTGGTGCTGCTGCTGGATGCCCTCAAGGGCGTCCTGGCCGTGGCCCTCGCGCTGTGGCTCCTGCCCGGGCAGCCCCGTGTGCACGCGGCCGTGGGGCTCGCCGCGTTCCTCGGCCACGTCTACCCCGTCTGGCTCAAGCTCAACGGGGGAAAGGGCGTGGCCACCGCGCTCGGCGTGCTCGCCGTGCTCGTGCCGCTGGCGGCGATCGCCGGGGCGCTCGTCTACGCCGGGCTCGTGGCCGCCTGGCGCGTCAGCTCCGTCGGCTCCCTGGCGGGTGGGGTGACGGCCGTCGCCGTCGCCTCCCTCACCGCCCGTGCTCCCGAGTACGCGTGGCTCTCAGCCCTGCTCTTCGCCCTCATCCTCTGGACGCACCGGAGCAACATCCTGCGGCTTCTCCGGCACACCGAGCGGCGCTTCTGA
- a CDS encoding B12-binding domain-containing radical SAM protein: protein MEGRYSLVERVAALLADEQGTLRKEAPYRVALCYPSPYHVGMSSLGYQAMYREIHEHPGATAERAFLPDDVEAYRRTRTPLFSFESQAPVSSFHMLAFSVAYELELTGLFSMLDLAGIPLLREERNERHPLVVAGGPLTFSNPDPLEPFADVLVQGEAEDLIHVLLEAAASMDKDALLTHLAAIPGFRVAGRGGQRYHVAKATDARLPARSAIITPHTELRSMFLIEPERGCSRGCHYCVMRRTTNGGMRTVPPERVLSLIPEHARRVGLVGAAVTDHPRIVELLRTLVDAGREVGVSSLRADRLTQELVDQLRRGGATNLTVAADGPSQRMRDLVDRKHSEEQIIRAANFAKTAGMRQLKVYNVVGLPLEEDADIDELARFTVELSKILPVALGVAPFVAKRNTPLDGAPFAGIREVENRLERLRKGLKGRAEVRPTSARWAWVEYMLAQCGPEAGLAAMDAWKAGGSFAAFKRAFQERDCQPYLARRVEDGRRRATVWPSVPNVAPPYV, encoded by the coding sequence ATGGAGGGTCGGTACTCACTCGTCGAACGCGTCGCGGCCTTGTTGGCCGATGAGCAGGGCACGCTCCGCAAGGAGGCGCCCTACCGGGTGGCCCTCTGCTACCCGAGCCCCTACCACGTGGGCATGAGCTCGCTCGGCTACCAGGCCATGTACCGGGAGATTCACGAGCATCCGGGGGCTACCGCCGAGCGCGCCTTCCTCCCCGATGACGTGGAGGCGTACCGCCGCACCCGCACACCCCTCTTCTCCTTCGAATCGCAGGCCCCCGTCTCCAGCTTCCACATGCTGGCCTTCTCGGTCGCCTATGAGCTGGAGCTGACCGGGCTCTTCTCCATGCTGGACCTGGCTGGCATTCCCCTCCTCCGGGAGGAGCGGAACGAGCGTCACCCGCTCGTGGTGGCCGGCGGGCCCCTGACCTTCTCCAATCCGGATCCGCTCGAGCCCTTCGCGGATGTGCTCGTGCAGGGCGAGGCCGAGGACCTCATCCACGTCCTGCTGGAGGCCGCTGCGTCCATGGACAAGGACGCGCTCCTCACGCACCTAGCGGCCATCCCTGGCTTCCGCGTGGCCGGGCGCGGTGGCCAGCGCTACCACGTCGCCAAGGCCACGGACGCGCGGCTGCCGGCGCGCTCGGCCATCATCACCCCGCACACGGAGCTGCGCTCGATGTTCCTCATCGAGCCCGAGCGCGGCTGCTCGCGCGGGTGCCACTACTGCGTCATGCGGCGCACCACCAACGGCGGCATGCGCACCGTGCCCCCCGAGCGCGTGCTGTCGCTCATCCCCGAGCACGCCAGGCGCGTGGGCCTCGTGGGCGCGGCCGTGACGGACCACCCCCGCATCGTCGAGCTGCTGCGCACCCTCGTGGACGCCGGCCGCGAGGTGGGCGTGTCCTCGCTGCGCGCCGATCGGCTCACCCAGGAGCTGGTGGACCAGCTGCGGCGCGGAGGCGCCACCAACCTCACCGTGGCCGCGGACGGGCCCTCGCAGCGCATGCGGGACCTGGTGGATCGTAAACACTCGGAGGAGCAGATCATCCGGGCGGCGAACTTCGCCAAGACGGCGGGGATGCGGCAGCTCAAGGTGTACAACGTCGTCGGCCTCCCCCTGGAGGAGGACGCGGACATCGACGAGCTGGCGCGCTTCACCGTGGAGCTGTCGAAGATCCTCCCGGTGGCGTTGGGCGTCGCGCCCTTCGTGGCCAAGCGCAACACGCCCCTGGATGGGGCCCCCTTCGCCGGCATCCGCGAGGTGGAGAACCGGCTGGAGCGGCTGCGCAAGGGCCTCAAGGGGCGCGCCGAGGTGCGGCCCACCTCGGCCCGCTGGGCCTGGGTGGAGTACATGCTGGCCCAGTGCGGCCCCGAGGCGGGTCTGGCCGCCATGGACGCCTGGAAGGCCGGTGGGAGCTTCGCCGCCTTCAAGCGCGCCTTCCAGGAGCGCGACTGCCAGCCCTACCTGGCCCGCCGGGTGGAGGATGGCCGGCGCAGGGCCACCGTCTGGCCCTCCGTCCCCAACGTGGCTCCGCCTTACGTCTGA
- a CDS encoding DUF4920 domain-containing protein produces the protein MKTFRSALLTLFALPLVALAETPAPAAAQKPAAKPAVQENCPHPETPADAKPASGWTLTRGEALKGAPAVKLAELLAKPQPHDGKTVRVEGQVRKACQKKGCWMELAEGAKGAGVRVTFKDYGFFVPLDSAGASARVEGVVKVSELSEDMAKHYEAEGAIVPRGADGKPREVQLVATGVELRR, from the coding sequence ATGAAGACCTTCCGCTCCGCCCTGCTGACGCTGTTCGCCCTTCCCCTCGTGGCGCTGGCCGAGACCCCGGCTCCGGCCGCGGCGCAGAAGCCCGCCGCCAAGCCCGCCGTGCAGGAGAACTGCCCACACCCGGAGACGCCGGCCGATGCGAAGCCGGCCTCGGGCTGGACGCTGACGCGTGGGGAGGCGCTCAAGGGAGCTCCCGCCGTGAAACTGGCCGAGCTGCTGGCGAAGCCGCAGCCCCACGACGGCAAGACGGTGCGCGTGGAGGGCCAGGTGCGCAAGGCCTGCCAGAAGAAGGGGTGCTGGATGGAGCTGGCCGAGGGGGCGAAGGGCGCCGGGGTGCGGGTGACGTTCAAGGACTACGGCTTCTTCGTGCCGCTGGACTCGGCGGGCGCGTCGGCCCGGGTGGAGGGCGTGGTGAAGGTGTCGGAGCTGAGCGAGGACATGGCGAAGCACTACGAGGCCGAGGGCGCCATCGTGCCCCGTGGCGCCGACGGCAAGCCGCGCGAGGTGCAGTTGGTGGCCACGGGCGTGGAACTGCGCCGCTGA
- a CDS encoding TonB-dependent receptor: protein MQVKRMLRATGVVVVAGLSYGTAAYADSVIVGQIVSADSKKPVADVVVTATSPNLQGEQVVVTDAQGEYRIPQLPPGVYTLRFDKESFKPFSRSEVQLRLDRTIRVNVELLPENFSEVIEVTARPPTIDVGSTSTGVNVDQEFIKRIAVNRPGGKGGAARSFDSLAELAPGAQNDSYGVSINGTSSPENGYVVDGLSTNDPAFGINASPLSVEFVQDVNIITGGYMPEYGRSTGGVINAVTKSGSNEFHGTIFGSITPGVLGGRAATVVNDGSVVTGLNALDVLGDVGATLGGPIIKDKLWFFAGVSPSFSRYTHTRGVNRILTDVVQQTDDATGEVSEVAVPRVDPETGLTLTEPIPGSSRTFLGTARAMQYMGKLTYLVNQDHNVSLSVSGTPSVSGGGSARALAIDPQTGRLPERLNGKPESFGTRQEIASTTALALKYAGAFADKKFLVDANLGWFHQTAATLPFDGSRPGDTTGLAGLSEITYRAPRSIGYFERYDNIDALCDEGAADTPSGSVACPAFNYTAGGYSNLSDGKLDRVQVNTKGTYLLSLLGNHVIKAGADVELLSYDVLKSFPGGVRLRESLTGGSWQDYRRYGYQTGPDAAIPTLSQQSLSTSTTAGGFLQDSWTIASRVTLNVGVRYDAQWLYGGDRNLAFVLGNQISPRLGVIVDPLANGRMKVFANFARYYEQVPINLLDRNFPTEPRFQASRKAGAGACDPAIIDTPAGHAQCVDSSTVIQTKDDYGLDPSFRFSGGKSDKEPVDPNIQPQSSDEYLVGAEYELFANIRAGASYTHRKMNSVIEDMSNDDGNTYFLGNPGQGFASAFPKATRDYDAVTVFLNRTFADGWLAQASYTWSKLFGNYPGLFRPENEQLDPNILSDFDLRSLLVNREGLLPYDRTHSVKLFGAKEFNFSNDLSASVGLSYRGNSGSPVSFIGAHPTYGTSEAFILQRGTAGRSPWVHNIDSNIGVNYRVTKTNVVSVSLDVFNLFNFQEATQLDNNYTFASVQPVTDPNVKPGDLKPEMITKINEDTLQPAGQLTQDDLNKNFRKPTQYQTPRQIRFGIKYTF, encoded by the coding sequence ATGCAAGTGAAACGAATGCTCCGGGCAACCGGAGTGGTCGTGGTCGCCGGTCTTTCGTACGGGACCGCGGCCTATGCCGATAGCGTGATCGTCGGTCAGATTGTCAGTGCCGATTCGAAGAAGCCGGTCGCTGATGTCGTCGTCACCGCCACCTCGCCCAACCTGCAGGGCGAGCAGGTCGTGGTGACGGACGCTCAGGGCGAGTACCGTATTCCCCAGCTGCCGCCCGGTGTGTACACGCTGCGGTTCGACAAGGAGTCGTTCAAGCCCTTCTCGCGCTCGGAGGTCCAGCTGCGTCTGGACCGCACCATCCGCGTGAACGTGGAGCTGCTGCCGGAGAACTTCTCGGAGGTGATCGAGGTCACCGCCCGCCCGCCCACCATCGACGTCGGCTCGACGAGCACGGGCGTCAACGTGGATCAGGAGTTCATCAAGCGCATCGCGGTGAACCGTCCCGGCGGCAAGGGAGGCGCGGCGCGCTCCTTCGACAGCCTGGCCGAGTTGGCCCCTGGCGCGCAGAACGACTCGTACGGCGTGTCCATCAACGGCACCTCGTCCCCGGAGAACGGGTACGTGGTGGACGGCCTGTCCACGAACGACCCGGCCTTCGGCATCAACGCCAGCCCGCTGAGCGTCGAGTTCGTGCAGGACGTCAACATCATCACCGGCGGTTACATGCCGGAGTACGGCCGCTCCACCGGCGGTGTCATCAACGCGGTGACGAAGTCCGGCTCCAACGAGTTCCACGGCACCATCTTCGGCAGCATCACCCCGGGCGTACTGGGTGGCAGGGCCGCGACGGTGGTGAACGACGGCTCGGTGGTCACCGGCCTCAACGCGCTGGATGTGCTCGGTGACGTCGGCGCGACCCTCGGCGGTCCGATCATCAAGGACAAGCTGTGGTTCTTCGCCGGCGTGTCGCCGTCGTTCAGCCGCTACACCCACACCCGCGGTGTCAACCGCATCCTCACGGACGTGGTCCAGCAGACGGACGATGCGACGGGTGAGGTGTCCGAGGTGGCGGTGCCCCGCGTGGATCCGGAGACGGGTCTGACGCTGACCGAGCCCATCCCCGGCTCCTCGCGCACCTTCCTGGGCACGGCTCGCGCCATGCAGTACATGGGCAAGCTGACGTACCTCGTCAACCAGGACCACAACGTGTCGCTGTCCGTCTCGGGCACGCCGAGCGTGTCGGGTGGTGGCAGCGCCCGCGCGCTGGCCATCGACCCGCAGACGGGCCGGCTCCCGGAGCGTCTCAACGGCAAGCCCGAGAGCTTCGGTACCCGCCAGGAGATCGCCAGCACCACGGCCCTCGCCCTCAAGTACGCGGGCGCCTTCGCGGACAAGAAGTTCCTGGTGGACGCGAACCTCGGTTGGTTCCACCAGACGGCCGCTACCCTTCCGTTCGACGGCAGCCGCCCCGGTGACACCACGGGTCTGGCCGGCCTGTCGGAGATCACCTACCGCGCGCCGCGCTCCATCGGCTACTTCGAGCGCTACGACAACATCGACGCGCTGTGCGACGAGGGTGCCGCTGACACCCCGTCCGGCTCGGTGGCCTGCCCGGCTTTCAACTATACCGCGGGCGGCTACTCCAACCTCTCGGACGGCAAGCTGGATCGCGTCCAGGTGAACACCAAGGGCACGTACCTGCTGAGCCTGCTCGGCAACCACGTCATCAAGGCCGGCGCGGACGTGGAGCTGCTGAGCTACGATGTGCTCAAGTCGTTCCCTGGTGGCGTGCGTCTGCGCGAGTCGCTCACGGGCGGCTCCTGGCAGGACTACCGCCGCTACGGCTACCAGACCGGTCCGGACGCCGCGATCCCGACCCTCAGCCAGCAGTCCCTGTCCACCAGCACCACCGCCGGTGGCTTCCTCCAGGACAGCTGGACGATTGCCAGCCGCGTGACGCTGAACGTGGGTGTGCGCTACGACGCCCAGTGGCTGTACGGCGGTGATCGCAACCTGGCCTTCGTGCTGGGCAACCAGATCTCCCCGCGCCTGGGTGTGATCGTCGATCCGCTCGCCAACGGCCGCATGAAGGTGTTCGCCAACTTCGCGCGCTACTACGAGCAGGTGCCCATCAACCTGCTGGACCGCAACTTCCCGACCGAGCCCCGCTTCCAGGCGAGCCGCAAGGCGGGCGCGGGCGCGTGCGATCCGGCCATCATCGACACGCCGGCGGGCCACGCCCAGTGCGTCGATTCGTCCACGGTCATCCAGACCAAGGACGACTACGGCCTGGATCCGAGCTTCAGGTTCAGCGGCGGCAAGTCGGACAAGGAGCCGGTGGATCCCAACATCCAGCCGCAGTCCTCGGATGAGTACCTCGTCGGTGCCGAGTACGAGCTGTTCGCCAACATCCGCGCCGGTGCGTCCTACACGCACCGCAAGATGAACTCGGTCATCGAGGACATGAGCAACGATGACGGCAACACGTACTTCCTGGGCAACCCGGGCCAGGGCTTCGCCTCGGCGTTCCCGAAGGCGACCCGCGACTACGACGCCGTGACGGTGTTCCTCAACCGCACCTTCGCCGACGGCTGGCTGGCGCAGGCCAGCTACACCTGGTCGAAGCTGTTCGGTAACTACCCCGGTCTGTTCCGTCCGGAGAACGAGCAGCTGGATCCGAACATCCTGTCGGACTTCGACCTGCGCTCGCTCCTGGTGAACCGCGAGGGTCTGCTGCCGTACGACCGCACCCACTCGGTGAAGCTGTTCGGCGCCAAGGAGTTCAACTTCTCCAACGACCTGTCCGCGAGCGTCGGTCTGTCGTACCGCGGCAACTCCGGTTCGCCCGTCAGCTTCATCGGCGCGCACCCGACCTACGGCACCAGCGAGGCCTTCATCCTCCAGCGTGGCACGGCGGGCCGCTCCCCCTGGGTGCACAACATCGACTCCAACATCGGTGTGAACTACCGCGTGACGAAGACCAACGTGGTCTCCGTGAGCCTGGACGTGTTCAACCTGTTCAACTTCCAGGAGGCCACGCAGCTGGACAACAACTACACGTTCGCCAGCGTGCAGCCGGTCACCGACCCGAATGTGAAGCCCGGGGATCTGAAGCCGGAGATGATCACCAAGATCAACGAGGACACGCTCCAGCCCGCGGGGCAGCTCACCCAGGACGACCTCAACAAGAACTTCAGGAAGCCGACCCAGTACCAGACGCCGCGGCAGATCCGCTTCGGCATCAAGTACACCTTCTAG